One genomic region from Rattus norvegicus strain BN/NHsdMcwi chromosome 10, GRCr8, whole genome shotgun sequence encodes:
- the C1qbp gene encoding complement component 1 Q subcomponent-binding protein, mitochondrial precursor, which produces MLPLLRCVPRALGAAATGLRASIPAPPLRHLLQPAPRPCLRPFGLLSVRAGSARRSGLLQPPVPCACGCGALHTEGDKAFVEFLTDEIKEEKKIQKHKSLPKMSGDWELEVNGTEAKLLRKVAGEKITVTFNINNSIPPTFDGEEEPSQGQKAEEQEPELTSTPNFVVEVTKTDGKKTLVLDCHYPEDEIGHEDEAESDIFSIKEVSFQTTGDSEWRDTNYTLNTDSLDWALYDHLMDFLADRGVDNTFADELVELSTALEHQEYITFLEDLKSFVKSQ; this is translated from the exons ATGCTCCCTCTGCTGCGCTGCGTGCCCCGCGCCCTGGGTGCCGCCGCCACGGGCCTCCGAGCCTCCATCCCGGCCCCGCCGCTTCGGCATTTACTGCAGCCCGCGCCCCGGCCATGCCTCCGGCCCTTCGGTTTGCTCAGCGTACGAGCCGGCTCCGCTCGGCGCTCTGGCCTCCTGCAGCCCCCGGTTCCCTGCGCGTGCGGCTGCGGCGCTCTGCACACGGAAG GAGACAAGGCCTTTGTTGAATTTTTGACTGatgaaattaaggaagaaaagaagatccAGAAGCATAAGTCCCTTCCCAAAATGTCTGGAGATTGGGAGCTGGAAGTGAACGGCACGGAGGCTAAATTATTGCGCAAAGTTGCCGGAGAAAA GATCACTGTCACTTTCAACATTAACAATAGCATCCCTCCAACCTTTGATGGTGAAGAGGAGCCCTCACAGGGGCAGAAGGCCGAAGAGCAGGAG CCAGAACTGACATCAACTCCCAATTTTGTGGTTGAAGTTACAAAGACTGATGGCAAGAAGACCCTTGTACTGGACTGCCACTATCCTGAGGACGAG ATCGGACACGAAGATGAGGCCGAGAGTGACATTTTCTCTATTAAGGAAGTGAGCTTTCAGACCACTGGTGACTCTGAGTGGAGGGATACAAACTACACACTCAACACAGACTCCCTGGACTGG GCCTTGTATGACCACCTAATGGATTTCCTTGCGGACCGAGGGGTGGATAACACTTTTGCAGATGAGTTGGTGGAGCTCAGCACAGCCCTGGAGCACCAGGAATATATCACCTTTCTTGAGGACCTCAAAAGCTTTGTCAAGAGTCAGTAG